The following DNA comes from Alienimonas californiensis.
CCGACAGATCGCCGGGGAGTTACAGCGGGAGCCGATCCGAGCGGCGTTCGCCCGGCTCGACGCCCGCGGCGGCCGCAACGTCGACTGGTTCGCCGCGGTGGAGGCGCTGGAGACAGAGAAGGCCGTCTGGTGCCTGCAAGCCGCCGTCGTGCACCCGCACGAGGACGTGCAGATCCGGGCGCTGCGGGCGCTGGGCCGGATGGGCGATGCGGACGCCGTACCCTTCCTGCTGACCTACGGCGAATACGTCGCGGTTGAGGAGCCGGGCAGCGAGAACGCCACGCTCCACGGCGTCGTGCACGAGACGCTCGCGGAGACGCTGTCGAACCTCACCGGGGTGTTCGCAGGGATCCTCGACGGGCAGGACCCGGAAGGGCTGAAACGCGGCCTGCGGGAGTGGTCCCGCTGGCTGGTCGTCCGGCAGGCGATCGAGAACGGCGACCGCCTGCTGGACCGCCCGCCCGGCCCGACGGACGTGACGAGTTCGGATCTCGAACTCAAGATTGCCCTCGATCAGCCGGTCTATCGCCCCTTGGAGCCGATCCTCGTCACCTCCTCGCTCACCAACCGCAGCCGTCGGCAGATCGTCGTGAAGGAGCCGCGGGAGCGGCCCATGGTCGTCACCCTCCACCTGTACCGCATTGCCGAGCCGGAGGACGGACCCGAGCCGGACGGCGGCGGCCTCGTCCCCGTGCTCAGCCCCGGGTGGGGCGGCGGGAGGACGGGTGAGATCGCCCCGGAAACGATGCTCGCCCCCGGGGAGGCGGTCGCCCGATCGACGAACGTGCTCTTCTCTCACGCGGGGCCCCTCCTCGACCTGGAGCCCGGCGAATACCTGCTCGAAGCCCGCTACCACCTCGCCTCGGACTGGTGGGAGGCGTTCTGGGAGGAGAACGTTCACAACCCGGTCAAGTCGTCCGCGGGCTATCAGACCTTCGTCGTCGAGGCGACCGCCCGGTTCGCCGTCCGCCCGCCGACCGCCGCGGAGCGCCCGGAGCGGGCGGCGTTCGACGCGGCGGAGAAGGCCCTGAACCCGCCGCGGACCGTGCTCGACCTGCCGGACCCCGCCCCGTTGGAGCGGTTCCTCGACCAATATCCGCAGTCGATCTACCGGGTCGCGGCGTTCGACGCGTTGGCGGATTACTGGTGGGACCGCAAGGACTTCGGTCGCATGGCGGACGTCTACGCGGCGTTGCAGAAGGAGAAGGTCGGCGAAGAGACCCGGGAGAAGCTGGTGTGGCTTGAGGAGTCCCACCGCGCGCAGGCCCTCAAGGAGCCGGAACCGGACGAGTCGCCCGCCTCGCCGTGAGCGGCGACGCCCACTCGCCCCGGCGAGCGAGGGGGCGGCAGCCCCCCGTGTTCTCGCCAGGTTCCGCACGCACGGGGGGCTGACGCCCCGCCGCTCACCTTTTCTACGCGGCGGCGGCGAGGGGGGCGTCGACGGGGGCGGCGTTGTCCAACTCCGCGAGGATCAGGGCGCCGCGGGCGGTCAGGTAGTCGTCCGCCTTCACCGCCGTGACCGGGCCGAGCGGGAGGGGGAACTGGGCGTCGGCCAGTTCGCGCTCGACCAGTTCCGCGAAGCCGGCGATCCGGCCGCCGCCGCCGCCGCAGAAGACCGGCAGGGATTTGTGGATGTGGCGCAGCGACGGCTCCCCGGAGAACCGCCGGGCGGCTTCGGCGAACAGTTCGCCCAGGGCGGCGGCGTGCAGCTCGGCGATGGCGCGCTCCTCCTCGCCCTGCGGGGCCAGCAGCGTGCCGGCGAACGTCTCCCGCGTCCGCCGGCAGGCGTCCACGTCGAGATACTTCTCCCCGTCCCGCTCGTAGACGACTTCGACCCGGTCCTCGGCCCGGCGGCGGTCCAGGGCGGTCGTGCCGCCCTCGGCGACGCAGCGGGCGACGACCTTGCCGCCCAGCACCGCGGCCAGTTCCCAGCGGTCCGCCCCGCAGATCAGGGCCAGACCGCGGAAGCCCGTGGCGGGCATCGTGGCGGCGGCGAACGCCTCGGCGGGGTCGACCGCCTGCGGCTCGTAGCCCCGCAGCCGGATCACCCGGGACAGGAACTCCCGATCCGCCTCGCCGCCGGGGAAGATCACCTTCACCGGTTCCTCGTCGGAGACGGGGTCCGGCAGCAGGGAATCGATCAGGGCCGCGACGATCTGCCGGGCCGGCGGGTCGTCGGTCGGGACCTTCCCGTCCGGCAGCAGGGCCAGCGGCGGGGTGCCGAACAGCTTGGCGTACTCGTCGGCGGCGTCGCCGAACAGCAGCAGTTCGCTCTCCTCGCCCTCCGCCGCCCGGGTGGTGGCGAAGTTCAGGCCCACCTGTTCGAGCAACCGCCGCCGGGCCGGGCTGTCCGGCAACACGCCGTAGGCGGCCCGGCAACTGCGGCCGATCGTGCGGCCGCCGCTGCGACGCAACGACCGAAAGCGGTGAACGCCCAGGTCCAGAACCGTCAGGCAGGGCCGGGTCGCAGCGGGCCGGGTCGTGGTGGACATCGGAAAAGAACCCGGGACGGGGTGGGACGGTCAAAACTGGGGGCGAACGACGGCAGGCCGCGGCGAGAACCGGGCGGCTCAGGCCGCGTAGGAATCCGGCCGGCGGTCGCGGCCGGCCGGGGCGGCCGACCGCCCGCGGGGGGCGTCGGCGTACCGCGGGCCCGTCGGGCCGCTCTCGGCGGCCTGCACCCGCAACTTGGTCATCCCGGCGCTGCGGCCGTGCAGGGCGATGGACTCCGGCAGGCGGAGCGGCTCCTCCGTCATCGGCAGACGATCGGCGATCAGGTCTTCCAGCACGGTCGACCGCGACGCGGCCGGGGCGGGCGTCGCCGCCGGCTCGGTCCGACGGTCCGACCGGGCGGCGGGCGCGGCGGTCTGCGTCGGGGCGAACGCTTCCGCCGCGTTCCGCCGCTTGGTGATCAGCAGCGCCACGGCGGCGCCCAGCAGCCCGCCCAGCCCGGCGCCGACGGGCAGCCAGGGGAAGCTGGCGCCGGCCTTCTTGGAGGCGTGTGCGTCGGCCTTCGCGGCGGGCGCCGGGACGGGCGGTTCGACGGGAATCGGCTTGGCGGCGCCGCCGGAGATCGGTTGCGGGGCGGCCAGCGGCTGCGGGGCGGCGAGCGCGGGGGCGGCCGTCCGCGGGGAGGCCGGCACGGCGTCCGTGTACCGCCCCGGCGCCGCGGGCATCGACGCCACCCGCCGGGGGTCCACGCCCCGGGTTCCCGGCGCCGGGGCGCCCGGCGTCGGGGCGCTCAGACCGGGGATCGCCGGCAGGTCGTCCAGCGGCTGCAGGTGGGAGCCGTTGTCGGCGAGGGCGGCTTCGGCGCCCGGGAACTCGTCGTCGTAGAAGGGCGAATCGCCGGGCGCCGGCAGCAGGGCCACCTCGTTCGAACTGCCGCCGTACAGGTGCGTGACGTCCACGACCGTCTCGCCCTCGCCCACCAGCGTGCCGGGGACGCGATGGGACGGGGCGGCGAGGCCTTCCGGGGCGGCGAGGCTCAACGCCGGCAGGCCGGACACGGAATCACGGGACGCCGAATCGCGGGTCGCCGCACGGGGGGCGGGCAGGTCGGTCACCACGTCGGAGCCGGGCCCGGGGCTTGGCAGCGAGAGCGGCGGGGTCACGAGCGAGTCGCCGCCGTCGGCGTCCCCGCCGACGCCGAGGGCGCCGCGGCGGGGGGAGATCCGGCCGG
Coding sequences within:
- a CDS encoding disk-shape morphogenesis protein volactin, which produces MSTTTRPAATRPCLTVLDLGVHRFRSLRRSGGRTIGRSCRAAYGVLPDSPARRRLLEQVGLNFATTRAAEGEESELLLFGDAADEYAKLFGTPPLALLPDGKVPTDDPPARQIVAALIDSLLPDPVSDEEPVKVIFPGGEADREFLSRVIRLRGYEPQAVDPAEAFAAATMPATGFRGLALICGADRWELAAVLGGKVVARCVAEGGTTALDRRRAEDRVEVVYERDGEKYLDVDACRRTRETFAGTLLAPQGEEERAIAELHAAALGELFAEAARRFSGEPSLRHIHKSLPVFCGGGGGRIAGFAELVERELADAQFPLPLGPVTAVKADDYLTARGALILAELDNAAPVDAPLAAAA
- a CDS encoding HEAT repeat domain-containing protein, translating into MNALVPFAVLAVACLQEPTTAEPSPADLIAAATTPERPESVFPALPSLSTALRRQIAGELQREPIRAAFARLDARGGRNVDWFAAVEALETEKAVWCLQAAVVHPHEDVQIRALRALGRMGDADAVPFLLTYGEYVAVEEPGSENATLHGVVHETLAETLSNLTGVFAGILDGQDPEGLKRGLREWSRWLVVRQAIENGDRLLDRPPGPTDVTSSDLELKIALDQPVYRPLEPILVTSSLTNRSRRQIVVKEPRERPMVVTLHLYRIAEPEDGPEPDGGGLVPVLSPGWGGGRTGEIAPETMLAPGEAVARSTNVLFSHAGPLLDLEPGEYLLEARYHLASDWWEAFWEENVHNPVKSSAGYQTFVVEATARFAVRPPTAAERPERAAFDAAEKALNPPRTVLDLPDPAPLERFLDQYPQSIYRVAAFDALADYWWDRKDFGRMADVYAALQKEKVGEETREKLVWLEESHRAQALKEPEPDESPASP